Part of the Fusobacterium sp. SYSU M8D902 genome, TGCAAAAGCATTTTCTATATCTTCTGCTCCAACATTAACTCCGTGATTTGCTAACAAACAAGCTTTAGCTCCTCTAATTGCTTCAGTTGCATTTTTAGCTAATTCAGGTGTTCCAAAAGTAGCATATTCAGCACATTTAACTTCATTAGTCCCTGTTATTGCTATCATATAATCCACTGCTCTTAATGGTTCTCTTAAACATGCTATCGCTGTACAATTCATTGCATGAGTATGAATAAATGCTCCAAAATCTTTTCTTTCTCTATAAGCACTTAAATGCATCTCTGTTTCTGAAGATGGTTTATAGTCTGGATTTCCATCGATAACCTTTCCTTCTAAATCAACTACCATAATATCATATGGTGTTAAAATGTCATATGGAACACTACTTGGAGATATAGCCACTAAATTTTTCTCTCTGTTATAAATAGAGATATTTCCTCCTGTTCCCTTAGTCAACCCTTTTTGTACAAGTAAGTTTAAGTATTTTACTACTTTTTCTCTTTCTAATTGTAGTATCATTTTTTATCACCCCTTCAATTATTTTAAAGATTTTTCTCTATTATTTTTAACACTTCTTTTTTATCTAAACATTTTTCTAACTCTATTCTTAATTTTTTTTCTTCTAAAAGTTGCTTTAATTCCAAAAGTCCTTTTATGTGTTCTTCTGAATTCATAGTACATAAAGCAAATATATGTTTGACAGGTAATCCTCCTGGAAAAATAATATCTTCTGCTAATTGTACATATGATAATCCTGTTTTGAAAACATTTCTCTCCATATCTCCATGAGGTAATAAAACTTTCTCATCTATCAACATATATGTTCCCAAATCTACAATTTTATTTTTCATCTCTTCTATATACTCTTTATCTATGTAACTATTTTTTAATAATATCTCTCCAGCTTCTTCAATAGCTTCTTGCCAAGAATCAACTTTCACATCTAATCTTATATTTTTTAATGGTAATAATTCTAATAATGATTTTGAAACTAAAGAGTTTATCTTCTCTTTTTCAGATGAATATTCTAACAATTTTTTCTTTATTGTCCCTCTATCTTTAATATCAATATAGTTTTCTATCACTTCTAATATCTCTTCAACTTCTATTTCTATCTTTTTATTTTTTATTCCATAACTTAATAATTTTATAATATCTTCTTTTTTTAAAAAAGCATTTACTCTTATTATTGGAATACTTATTTTTTCATCTTTTATCTCCATTGTTGACAACACATAATCAACATCTAACTCTGTTATATTGTTAATATTATTTAGTGGTACTATATCTACAACCTCTATATCAAATAGTTCCTCTATTTCTTGCTTTAATAAATTAGATGTTCCATATCCCAAACCACAAACAATAACAACTCTTTTATGATTCCTTATTTTTTCCTCTTTTCTTTTTAAAGCCAAAATAAAATGTACTACTAAAAAAGCTATTTCATTATCTGAAAAACTTTTCCCTATATAATTTTCAATCTCTTTCACAAATTTTTTTATATTCATATAATAGTTAGGATATTCATATCTTATCTCTTCTGCTATGGATTCTTGTAAAACAAGATTGTTTTTCAATCTATATATAGTTGGAACTATATGATTTATTAAACCTTCTCTCAAAACTTTATCTTCATTCAAATTTATTTCTATCTCTTTGCTCATCTTTCCTATTAAATTATCAATAAATCTCTCTATTAAAATCCAATTCTCATAAAATGAATACTGAAAATTGTAGGTGTGTGCTCCCAAAATAAACTCTGTTATTTTTATAATCTCTTCACTATTTATTTTGATATTTTTCTCTTCTAAAAGAGCAATATTATTTTGAATCACCTTATAATCTTCTGTACTTTTTATAAATTGAGAATTTTGACATTTCTCAAGACGCAATTCCCCTCTTAATCTCTTCAATGTTATTAATAAATATATAAAAATAATTTGAAAAGCTTCATCAGAAATTTTCTTTTTTAAATCTATTTTTATTTTTTTAAAAAATACTGCTACTCTCTCAATTAGATCCTTCTCTAAAAAATCCTCTATAATTTTTCTTTTTAATAAATCCAAATCTTTCAATAACTCTATTTTTTCATTTTTTACTACAAAATAATTTCTCAATTTCTCTAAAATTAATTTTCTAATTTCCAGCTCTTCTCCAACTATAATCAGTCCTTTGTTAGCCTTAGATATGATCTCTATGTTCTTTTCTTTTAATTCATTTCTTAATATTTTTAAATCTTGTTTTAATGTGCTTCTACTTATATTTAAAATAGTTATAATTTTTTCTGCTTTATAACCTTCTGAATTAAATAATAGTAATAGTAGTATTATCTCTATTCTTTCATTGGAACCAAAGACATACTCTTCTTGTTCTAAAATTTTCTCTAAAAATGAAATTTCTCCCTTAAATTTTATAATCTTTTTCTCTATATAAATGAAATTTTTTTGAGAAGAAAAATTTTCATTTAAATCTTTTATTCTATATCTTATAGTTCTCTCTGATATTTTCAATTCTTCTGCTACTTCTTCAATGCTCTTATTAATGTATCTCAATAATTTCAAAGTTAAACTATCATAATACAACTCTTTTTCTCCTCCTCAAAACTTTTATTCCTTTATAGTATTATATTAATATATTTTACTTTTTTTTAAAAGGTCTTTTTTCTTCATTATTTTGTGAAAAAAACAACTTTTAATATTATTTTAATACTTTTTGTTTTATAAACATCTACAAAACAAAAAAAGACTGAAGAATCTCAAACTCCTCAGTCTTTTTTATTACTCTATCTCTAGTAACTTATAAATTGCCAAAGCATATATTTTTATTAATTTATAAAAATGCTCCACCTCTATATATTCATCTCTATTGTGGGCAATTCCTTTTTCATTTGGAAAAGATGGTCCAAAAGCTACTATGTTAGGTACTTTTCTAGCATAAGTTCCACCTGTAGTAGTAACTGGGGTGCTATCTAGGTTAGTTATTTCTAAATATGCTTCAGACATCTTTCTAACCATTTCACCCTCTCTATCCTTAACTACACTTGGCATTGAAAATTCAATTTCAAACTTACCACTAACTCTTTTTTCAATCTCTTCAACTATAGTTTTTTCACTACAATTAACAGGGTATCTTACACTTAAATATACCTCTAGTTTTTCCTCATTTTTCTTAATCTCATATAAGCTCACTAAGACCTCTCCTGTCTCAGGATTCTTATACTTTATTCCCAATCTCTCTCCATAAACATCTGAAAATAGCTCCAATATCTCTTTAAAAGCAGATCCAGCATCTAATTTTTCCAATATCTCATCTGAAATTGAGGAGATAGCATTAATTAGTGAGTTGCTTCCTAAGTATGGATTATTTGAAGGAGCTTTTTTCCCCTCACCAACTTTTTCACCAATTTGATAACAGATTTTTGTATAATCTGGAATAAAAGCTTTTGAATACTCTCCCTCTATTCTCTCTAATCTATAACTTTTTCCCTCAAGTAGAGGATAAGTAAGTTTTATTCTCAATACCCCATTCTCTCCATAGACTACTGGAAATTTACAATCAGGAGTAAATCCCATAACTGGGGGCTTCTCCTTAGAAAGATAGTAGTTCATGTCACTCATTCCACTCTCTTCATCTGTTCCCAAAACTATTCTAACTTTTCTATTAAAATTTATTCCCAACTCTCTTAAGATTTTTACACCATAGATACAAGCTAATATTGGTCCTTTATTATCTAATACACCTCTAGCGTAGAATTTCCCGCTATCTTTTGTCAAAGTATATGGTGGAGTCTTCCAACCTGTACCCTCTGGAACTACATCTAAATGTCCAAAAATTCCTATATAGTCATCAGATTCTCCCATCTCCAATATTCCAGCATAACCATCTAAATTTCTTGTTTTAAATCCTAGTTTTTCTCCTATATTTAATCCTGTTTCTAAGACTTTCCCTATCTCTCTTCCAAAAGGATAACCCTCTTCCTTTTCTCCTTTTAAACTTCTAATTGAGATTAAATCTGAAAAATCTCTCTCTATCTCAGGTTTTAAATTATTTAGCAAATTTTCAATTTTATTTTTCACAGCACTCAACAGCTTTCTTAACTATATTTTTCAAAGCATCATTTAAGCCTATTCCACCTTTTTTAGGAGTTTTTACTAGATCTAATCCACTATATTTTTCATATGCTGGATTATCTTCACTCATAGCTCCCACACAAGGTATATTAGTATTTTCTCTTAAGAATCTTACTAAATAACCACACATCTCTCCAAATCTTTCATAGTTAAATGCTGGTCCACAAACAATGACATCAGCTTCAAGTTTTTTTGCCATAGCTGCTATTTTCTTACTATTTTCTAGTTCATTCTCTAAAAAATTCTTATCACCACAGAATATTGTTGCTATTATCTTAGCATCAAACTCCTTTAGATATGGTTCCATCATAACTCCAGGCCCTAAAGCTCCCTTTTTTCCAGCTAGAGGTAGAGAAGAGTTCTCCTCTCCACCTTGTCCAGCTTGTGTTTGATTTAATACTAACATTATCTTTGTCATAGTTACACCTCTAAATCATCAAAAGAAACATCTTCAAAAGAGATATCGTCCTCTTCTTCCTTCTCCTCTTCTTTATTTTCTTCCATTAAATATTGTTTATCCATAATTTTGATAAATGGAATATATATTAAAACTCCAATTACGAATAGTATTCCTTGTAAAATTGCTCCTCTTATTCCTGTTGTTAAGAATCCAGAGAAGATAATTGGTGTTGTCCAAGGTAATTGAACACCATTTGTATATGGTACCAATCCAAAGAACATAGCATAGTAAGCTACGATAATATTGAATGTAGGAACTATTATAAATGGAATTAACATCAATGGGTTTAACATCATTGGTAATCCATAGATAATTGGTTCATTAATTCCAAATATTCCTGGTAATAATGATAAACTTCCTAAATTTCTTATTCTCTTACTTTTACATACAAATAACATTGCTACTATCAATGATAATGTACTTCCAGCTCCTCCAAATGTTGCAAACATATCTTGGAATTGCCCTGTTATTATATTAGGTAGAGGTGCTCCTGTTTTGAAAGCCTCTAGGTTCTCAATAGATAAAACTCTTAATATTGGGTTATATACAGCTCCAACTACACTTGAACCATTTATTCCAAAGAACCAGAATAGGTGTAAGAATATATATGAAATAACACAAGCTGGTAAAGTTGCTCCTATAGACACCAATGGTAACTGTAAAAACTTGTAAATAAATGTATGAATATCATTAAATTCTGTCATTTCAAATAGAGTTTTTATTATAAATACAACTATCATAACTATAGCTGAAGGGATTAAAGCCTCAAAAGATTTTGCTACTGTAGGTGGAACTCCCTCAGGCATTCTTATAATTATTCCTTTCTTTATTATCTTAGCAAATAGTTTTACTGATAATATAGCTGTAAACATACCAACGAAAACACCTTTTGATCCCATCCAACCTAATGGTATACCACTTACAGAATAAGTGATTGAAGATCCTTGAGGAACGAAAGATATAACAAATGGTGTTAAGATAAAGAATGATACTAGAGCTATTGCTGCAGAGTTTATTCCATTTACCTCCTCTTGACGTCCATAACTATATCCTATTCCTATAACTGCTAATATTGTCATTACATCAAATGTCGCTGATACTGGATGTGATAATTTATCTGCCCATCCCTCTCCAAAGAATCTTGCCCAAAACTCATTCCAACCTGGTATTGGAAAGTTAGCAACTAGAAGGAATAGAGATCCTACTATTAATAGTGGTGAAGAAACTAAGAATCCATCTCTAATAGATATTAGATACTTATCTCTTCCGATTTTTTCAGCCAACGGCATTAAAACTTTTTCCAAATTTCCCATTAATTTATTCATTATTTACCCCCTTTTAATACTCTGATTATCTCTTTTAATACTTTTTCTCCGTTCATAGCCCCATAATCAGCTGTATCTACTACCATTACTGGAGTTGGTGCATACTTCTCTTTCATATCTTCAAACATAAACTTTACTTGTGGTCCTAGTACTATGCAATCAGGTTTTTGTTCTGGTATTATTGTATGAGCCTGTGCATATGAATGAGCCTCTATCTCAATTGGTAAATTAAATTTCTCCACTACTTTATTCATTTTTGCAACTAATAAGCTAGTTGACATTCCTGCATAACAAAATAAATAAACTTTTTTCTTCATAAATACTCCTCCAACTTCATATATCATATATTTTTGTACCTATAATATATATTACATTTCATTTTCTGTCAAAACAGACATTTTTATTTCATTTTCGTTGATTTTAATTGATATTTCAATGAAAATATGATATTATTTACATATAACGAGAGTCTTTTTTTATCTTTTTCGTGTGTATTTTTTTTTAGGAGGTACTCAAAAATTGCAAAATTCTTTTATACAACATCTTACTAAAAAGAATTTATCTAATTTTCAAATAAATTTTAATAAATTTTTAACAAAAAAGGACAAAGCTATTCTCCTTATTTTTAAAAATAATAATTATAATCGTTACTCTGAAATCAGTAAAGAGATTTTTTTAGAGAAAAAAATATACTCTGACTATGAGGAGTTGGAAAAAAATATTTTTTACGATCTTTTAAAATTAAAAGAGAAAAATATTATCATCTCTTATGATGACAAACCAATTACATATATATCCATAATATCTTCATTCCATATTGACAAAAATATTATCTGTATAAATTTTTCTCAAGAGTTCTATAGCTCTTTTAACGAAAACTCTTTTTTTAACAAGTTAAATTTAAATTATCTGCTTGAATTTAAAGAGAGATACACACACTTACTTTAT contains:
- a CDS encoding L-fuculose-phosphate aldolase codes for the protein MILQLEREKVVKYLNLLVQKGLTKGTGGNISIYNREKNLVAISPSSVPYDILTPYDIMVVDLEGKVIDGNPDYKPSSETEMHLSAYRERKDFGAFIHTHAMNCTAIACLREPLRAVDYMIAITGTNEVKCAEYATFGTPELAKNATEAIRGAKACLLANHGVNVGAEDIENAFAITEYVEFCAELYVKAKSIGEPVILPKDEIDRHIEKFGSYCKL
- a CDS encoding PTS sugar transporter subunit IIA, translated to MYYDSLTLKLLRYINKSIEEVAEELKISERTIRYRIKDLNENFSSQKNFIYIEKKIIKFKGEISFLEKILEQEEYVFGSNERIEIILLLLLFNSEGYKAEKIITILNISRSTLKQDLKILRNELKEKNIEIISKANKGLIIVGEELEIRKLILEKLRNYFVVKNEKIELLKDLDLLKRKIIEDFLEKDLIERVAVFFKKIKIDLKKKISDEAFQIIFIYLLITLKRLRGELRLEKCQNSQFIKSTEDYKVIQNNIALLEEKNIKINSEEIIKITEFILGAHTYNFQYSFYENWILIERFIDNLIGKMSKEIEINLNEDKVLREGLINHIVPTIYRLKNNLVLQESIAEEIRYEYPNYYMNIKKFVKEIENYIGKSFSDNEIAFLVVHFILALKRKEEKIRNHKRVVIVCGLGYGTSNLLKQEIEELFDIEVVDIVPLNNINNITELDVDYVLSTMEIKDEKISIPIIRVNAFLKKEDIIKLLSYGIKNKKIEIEVEEILEVIENYIDIKDRGTIKKKLLEYSSEKEKINSLVSKSLLELLPLKNIRLDVKVDSWQEAIEEAGEILLKNSYIDKEYIEEMKNKIVDLGTYMLIDEKVLLPHGDMERNVFKTGLSYVQLAEDIIFPGGLPVKHIFALCTMNSEEHIKGLLELKQLLEEKKLRIELEKCLDKKEVLKIIEKNL
- a CDS encoding Sapep family Mn(2+)-dependent dipeptidase, encoding MKNKIENLLNNLKPEIERDFSDLISIRSLKGEKEEGYPFGREIGKVLETGLNIGEKLGFKTRNLDGYAGILEMGESDDYIGIFGHLDVVPEGTGWKTPPYTLTKDSGKFYARGVLDNKGPILACIYGVKILRELGINFNRKVRIVLGTDEESGMSDMNYYLSKEKPPVMGFTPDCKFPVVYGENGVLRIKLTYPLLEGKSYRLERIEGEYSKAFIPDYTKICYQIGEKVGEGKKAPSNNPYLGSNSLINAISSISDEILEKLDAGSAFKEILELFSDVYGERLGIKYKNPETGEVLVSLYEIKKNEEKLEVYLSVRYPVNCSEKTIVEEIEKRVSGKFEIEFSMPSVVKDREGEMVRKMSEAYLEITNLDSTPVTTTGGTYARKVPNIVAFGPSFPNEKGIAHNRDEYIEVEHFYKLIKIYALAIYKLLEIE
- a CDS encoding GrdB-related putative oxidoreductase, producing the protein MTKIMLVLNQTQAGQGGEENSSLPLAGKKGALGPGVMMEPYLKEFDAKIIATIFCGDKNFLENELENSKKIAAMAKKLEADVIVCGPAFNYERFGEMCGYLVRFLRENTNIPCVGAMSEDNPAYEKYSGLDLVKTPKKGGIGLNDALKNIVKKAVECCEK
- the celB gene encoding PTS cellobiose transporter subunit IIC; protein product: MNKLMGNLEKVLMPLAEKIGRDKYLISIRDGFLVSSPLLIVGSLFLLVANFPIPGWNEFWARFFGEGWADKLSHPVSATFDVMTILAVIGIGYSYGRQEEVNGINSAAIALVSFFILTPFVISFVPQGSSITYSVSGIPLGWMGSKGVFVGMFTAILSVKLFAKIIKKGIIIRMPEGVPPTVAKSFEALIPSAIVMIVVFIIKTLFEMTEFNDIHTFIYKFLQLPLVSIGATLPACVISYIFLHLFWFFGINGSSVVGAVYNPILRVLSIENLEAFKTGAPLPNIITGQFQDMFATFGGAGSTLSLIVAMLFVCKSKRIRNLGSLSLLPGIFGINEPIIYGLPMMLNPLMLIPFIIVPTFNIIVAYYAMFFGLVPYTNGVQLPWTTPIIFSGFLTTGIRGAILQGILFVIGVLIYIPFIKIMDKQYLMEENKEEEKEEEDDISFEDVSFDDLEV
- a CDS encoding PTS sugar transporter subunit IIB; its protein translation is MKKKVYLFCYAGMSTSLLVAKMNKVVEKFNLPIEIEAHSYAQAHTIIPEQKPDCIVLGPQVKFMFEDMKEKYAPTPVMVVDTADYGAMNGEKVLKEIIRVLKGGK